Proteins encoded together in one Prunus dulcis chromosome 3, ALMONDv2, whole genome shotgun sequence window:
- the LOC117620547 gene encoding agamous-like MADS-box protein MADS1, whose protein sequence is MEFPNQAPESSSQRKIGRGKIEIKRIENTTNRQVTFCKRRNGLLKKAYELSVLCDAEVALIVFSTRGRLYEYANNSVRATIDRYKKACTDSTNGGSVSEANTQFYQQESSKLRRQIREIQNSNRHILGEALSTLNIKELKNLEGRLEKGISRIRSKKNEMLFAEIEFMQKREIDLQNHNNYLRAKIAENERAQQQQTNMIQGTSYDQSMPSQSYDRNFLPVILEANNNNNNNHYSRHDQTALQLV, encoded by the exons ATGGAGTTCCCAAATCAAGCACCTGAGAGCTCTTcccaaagaaaaattggaagagGCAAGATTGAGATTAAGCGGATCGAAAACACTACAAATCGACAAGTCACCTTCTGCAAGCGCCGCAACGGTTTGCTTAAGAAAGCCTATGAGTTATCTGTTCTATGTGATGCTGAAGTTGCTCTTATTGTCTTCTCTACCCGTGGCCGCCTGTATGAGTATGCTAACAACAG CGTTAGAGCAACGATTGATAGGTACAAAAAAGCATGTACTGATTCTACGAATGGTGGATCTGTTTCTGAAGCTAACACTCAG TTTTATCAGCAGGAATCATCTAAATTACGAAGACAGATTCGCGAAATCCAGAACTCAAACAG GCATATACTGGGTGAAGCTCTTAGCACTTTGAACATCAAGGAACTCAAGAACCTAGAAGGAAGACTGGAGAAAGGGATCAGCAGGATAAGATCCAAAAAG AACGAAATGCTGTTTGCTGAAATCGAATTTATGCAAAAGAGG GAGATCGACCTGCAAAACCATAACAATTATCTGAGAGCaaag ATAGCTGAAAATGAGAGGGCACAACAGCAGCAAACAAATATGATTCAAGGAACTTCTTATGATCAGTCAATGCCTTCACAGTCATACGACAGGAACTTCCTCCCTGTAATCTTGGAGgcgaataataataataataataaccattACTCTCGCCATGACCAGACAGCTCTCCAACTTGT TTGA
- the LOC117622092 gene encoding probable galacturonosyltransferase 15: MKFYISTTGIKRLTISSAGASKASPATRRISGRTLLPLVLVLALILPFLFVRIAFIVLESATACSSTLDCIGWRFFSGSDESMLREELTRALLEAKDGKVDNKEEGIESFNQLVQEMTLKQQDVKAFAFKTKAMLSRMEHKVQSARQRESIYWHLASHGVPKSLHCLCLKLAEEYAVNAMARSRLPPPEYVSRLSDPSFHHLVLLTDNVLAASVVISSTVEKSANPEKLIFHIVTDKKTYTPMHAWFAIHSIQSAVVEVKGLHQYEWSQEVNVAVKEMLEIHRLIWGQYYKNLKEEDFEYDGEHKRFLEALSPSCLSLMNLLRIYIPELFPDLNKIVFLDDDIVVQHDISSLWELDLNGNVVGAVVNSWDGDNCCPGRKYKDYFNFSHPIISSNFDHNRCAWLYGMNVYDLEAWRRANITKTYHHWLKLSQESGLTLWRPGIIPPALIAFEGHVHHIDPLWHVAGLGSRSPEVPRDILEAASVIHFSGPAKPWLEIGFPEVRGLWNKHVNSSNKFVRKCRIMG, from the exons ATGAAGTTCTACATATCCACGACGGGGATAAAGAGGCTGACGATATCGAGCGCCGGAGCCAGCAAGGCTTCTCCGGCGACTCGGAGGATTTCCGGCCGGACGTTGTTGCCGTTGGTGCTGGTGCTCGCGCTAATTTTGCCCTTTCTTTTCGTCAGAATTGCGTTCATTGTCCTTGAATCTGCCACTGCCTGCTCTTCCACGCTTG ACTGTATAGGATGGAGGTTTTTCAGTGGAAGCGACGAATCTATG CTCAGAGAGGAGTTGACAAGAGCACTGCTGGAAGCCAAGGATGGTAAGGTCGATAATAAGGAGGAAGGGATAGAGTCTTTCAACCAGCTTGTGCAGGAGATGACGTTGAAGCAACAAGATGTCAAAGCCTTCGCTTTCAAAACAAAGGCTATG CTATCAAGGATGGAACACAAGGTTCAGTCAGCCAGGCAGCGTGAGTCAATTTACTGGCATTTAGCCTCACATGGTGTGCCCAAGAGCCTACATTGtctttgcctcaaattagctGAAGAATATGCTGTAAACGCGATGGCTAGATCTCGCTTGCCTCCTCCTGAATATGTTTCTCGACTTTCTGATCCCTCCTTTCACCACCTTGTTCTCCTAACTGATAATGTCCTTGCAGCTTCTGTTGTTATCTCTTCTACAGTCGAAAAATCAGCCAACCCtgaaaaattgatttttcacATAGTGACTGACAAGAAAACTTACACTCCAATGCATGCATGGTTTGCAATTCATTCTATTCAATCAGCAGTGGTGGAAGTTAAAGGGTTACACCAGTACGAGTGGTCTCAGGAAGTAAATGTTGCGGTCAAAGAGATGTTAGAGATCCATCGCCTGATTTGGGGACAATATtacaaaaatttgaaagaagagGACTTCGAGTATGATGGAGAACATAAAAGATTCTTAGAAGCTCTGAGTCCCAGCTGCCTTTCCCTTATGAACCTTCTTCGAATTTATATTCCTGAG CTGTTTCCAGATCTCAACAAGATAGTGTTCTTGGACGATGATATTGTTGTACAACATGACATATCATCTTTGTGGGAACTCGATCTCAATGGCAATGTTGTTGGTGCAGTTGTCAATTCATGGGACGGTGACAACTGTTGCCCAGGAAGAAAATACAAGGATTACTTCAATTTTTCACACCCTATCATATCTTCCAACTTTGATCACAATCGTTGTGCGTGGCTGTATGGCATGAATGTCTACGATCTTGAAGCTTGGAGGCGAGCcaatataacaaaaacatACCATCATTGGTTAAAACTT AGCCAGGAATCTGGGTTGACATTGTGGCGTCCAGGAATAATTCCACCTGCCTTAATTGCATTTGAGGGTCATGTGCATCATATTGACCCATTATGGCATGTCGCCGGGTTAGGTTCCCGGTCCCCAGAAGTTCCCAGGGATATATTGGAGGCTGCTTCCGTTATTCATTTCAGTGGCCCAGCAAAGCCGTGGCTTGAGATTGGCTTTCCAGAGGTACGGGGCTTATGGAATAAGCATGTAAATTCTTCAAACAAGTTTGTTAGAAAATGTAGGATCATGGGGTGA